The bacterium genome window below encodes:
- a CDS encoding YdeI/OmpD-associated family protein yields MNRKVDVFLSHESVWKKEYVALRSIALASGLTEELKWGQPCYTLENKNVFLLHVFKGYCAILFLKGALLKDAKGLLVQQTPNVQAGRQLRFTDVKEIIKSEKIIKQYISEAIAIESAGMEVKMTKAVGFEIPKDIQAQLKKTPGLMTSFKKLTPGRQRGYVLYFSAAKQEKTRDSRIEKCAPRILDGKGLND; encoded by the coding sequence ATGAATCGAAAGGTTGATGTTTTCCTTAGCCACGAGAGCGTATGGAAGAAAGAATACGTGGCCCTCAGGTCGATTGCATTGGCATCGGGGCTTACGGAAGAGCTTAAGTGGGGCCAACCTTGCTACACGCTCGAGAATAAGAATGTCTTTTTGCTTCATGTCTTCAAGGGCTACTGCGCCATTCTCTTTCTTAAAGGCGCGCTCTTGAAGGATGCTAAAGGGCTTCTTGTCCAGCAAACCCCCAATGTCCAAGCCGGTCGACAATTGAGGTTTACTGACGTAAAAGAAATTATCAAGTCGGAGAAGATTATTAAGCAATACATCTCGGAAGCGATTGCCATCGAATCCGCTGGCATGGAAGTTAAAATGACGAAGGCGGTGGGTTTCGAGATTCCGAAGGACATTCAGGCGCAGTTGAAGAAAACTCCGGGCTTGATGACATCTTTTAAGAAATTGACGCCAGGGCGACAACGCGGCTATGTACTTTATTTTTCTGCTGCCAAGCAAGAAAAGACTAGAGATTCCAGAATTGAGAAATGC